GAGGCGGCGAATCAGAGCGCTCGTGGACTCCTCCTCGGTCGTCGAGAGATGTTGTCGAATCAGCGACTCGAGACTCGCGAAGGAGAGATCTTCGAGCGGCATCTCTATGCGCCATCCTGTTAGGCGGGTTCTTTCGCGTATCGATCCGCGCCGAGGAAGTGAAGCGAGACATAAGGCGAGGCGCCGACCACCCAGGAATCGTGTGGGATGGGCGGGATGTGGAAAAGCTCACCCGTGTGCAATTCGATGACCCGGCCATCGTCAAAGGCCGCCGTCGCGGTTCCGGCGAGGACCAGGCCCACATGCTCGATCGTGCATCGCTTCGCTCCGAGGGCCGGCCCGACGTGTTGGGACCAGCGCCACCCGGGCTCGTAGGTCGCCCGTCCGATCGTGAGCCCTCCGATGTGGACCAGCTCGAATCGGCCCTTCACCATGTGGCGGATTTCATCGGGGGTCTCGAACCGCTTCAAGATGACGTCGATGGTTCCCACGCATACCCCTCCGGGCGCCCGATGAGTCTGCCACGAACCGCTCCGCTCGGACGAAATACCTTCTCGCGCCGTCAATACAGCCCCATCCCCCCGAGGATCTTCGTCGTGATCGCGCGCGCGACCCACCCTGGAGGGCGATCATCCGCGGCCGGGGGGCGATCCGCGTAGTTGGTCACGAAAACGTAGTCGCGGTCTCCTCGGGCGACGTGTCCGACGAACCACCCCATGCCGCCGATCGGTCGGCCGTCCCGCCCGCGGATCGCGCCCGAGCCGGTCTTGCCGTGGAGCGTCCACCCCGAAGGAGACGTTGCGACGAACGTGATCTTCTTCGTCATGTCATATGCATGCTTCGACACCGGAGATCTTCACGCCAGAACCGCTCCCAGAAGCGCAGCTGCTCGTCGGGCGAGATCAAGAGGGACGACTGGAGCCAGGCCTTCGTCAAGCCTCCCGACATGTCCTCGTTGCCGTAGTGGAAGCGCGAGAGATAGCCCTTCACCCTCTGCATTCCGAGCTGGGGCGTGAGACGCTGGGAGAACCACACGACCGAATTCTTGATCCAGCTCGCGGCGGTCTGATCGCGATTCCACTCCTCGCGGGCCGTCCGGGTGCCGTCCCACTTCATCACCGAGCTCTCGTCCCCCAGGATGCCCGCGTCAAAAGCCATGAGCGCGAGCGGCACCTTGAAGGTCGAGCACGGCGAGATTCGCTTGG
This sequence is a window from Candidatus Eisenbacteria bacterium. Protein-coding genes within it:
- a CDS encoding cupin; amino-acid sequence: MVKGRFELVHIGGLTIGRATYEPGWRWSQHVGPALGAKRCTIEHVGLVLAGTATAAFDDGRVIELHTGELFHIPPIPHDSWVVGASPYVSLHFLGADRYAKEPA
- a CDS encoding class D beta-lactamase, whose translation is MRIMAVVIALLLPSTAHAKANFARAFAGRDGCFELYDLKANKLLVRLNPGRCAKRISPCSTFKVPLALMAFDAGILGDESSVMKWDGTRTAREEWNRDQTAASWIKNSVVWFSQRLTPQLGMQRVKGYLSRFHYGNEDMSGGLTKAWLQSSLLISPDEQLRFWERFWREDLRCRSMHMT